In Microbacterium binotii, one DNA window encodes the following:
- a CDS encoding sensor histidine kinase, with the protein MTDSRPLRVLREELESTGIPGIASFTRERVERVMAVSVALAFGALGAQAFFAALGARDVREGWELALMLVVFVPFVVMEVTFFTGRFTLFGGRFFVVAYTASLVVWPWATAGSETAITYQPWIYFLVTVATVASVIVFPRPAHVAITVLLPFVYGLVRMIELRFVADAWIAVSLDTSFSLILGSVLMMLAWTFRTASSTIDERRLRAVSSYAQAAAVNATERERVAVAALMHDSVLAALLAAERAETPRERDLAVSMAREALTRLANTDRDVGEGSDAPVPAEAIVADIRRTIDDARCPAELVVDLDPDTPEVPGRVARALALAAAQAISNAVEHAAGTGLVVRVSGSARPGRVVIVVADSGPGFDIDDVPADRLGIRASILARVSAFGGSADVVSSKDGTRVTMTWRAVGP; encoded by the coding sequence ATGACCGATAGCCGACCGTTACGGGTCCTCCGCGAAGAGCTCGAGAGCACCGGTATCCCCGGCATCGCCTCGTTCACGCGGGAGCGGGTCGAGCGCGTCATGGCGGTGTCGGTCGCCCTCGCCTTCGGCGCACTCGGCGCGCAGGCCTTCTTCGCGGCCCTGGGAGCGCGGGACGTGCGGGAGGGGTGGGAGCTCGCTCTCATGCTCGTGGTCTTCGTCCCGTTCGTGGTCATGGAGGTCACGTTCTTCACTGGCCGCTTCACGCTCTTCGGCGGACGCTTCTTCGTCGTCGCCTACACCGCGTCCCTCGTCGTCTGGCCATGGGCCACGGCCGGGTCGGAGACCGCGATCACGTATCAGCCGTGGATCTACTTCCTGGTGACCGTCGCCACCGTGGCGAGCGTCATCGTCTTTCCTCGTCCCGCCCACGTCGCGATCACCGTGCTCCTGCCTTTCGTGTACGGGCTCGTCCGGATGATCGAGCTGCGCTTCGTGGCGGATGCGTGGATCGCGGTGTCGCTGGACACCTCCTTCTCCCTCATCCTGGGGAGCGTTCTGATGATGCTCGCGTGGACGTTCCGCACCGCGTCCTCGACGATCGACGAGCGGCGCCTGCGCGCGGTGAGCTCCTACGCGCAAGCCGCCGCCGTGAACGCCACGGAACGCGAACGCGTCGCGGTCGCGGCGCTCATGCACGACAGCGTGCTGGCGGCGCTGCTGGCCGCGGAACGTGCCGAGACACCGCGTGAGCGCGATCTGGCCGTCTCCATGGCCCGCGAGGCCCTGACCCGGCTGGCGAACACCGATCGGGATGTCGGCGAAGGCAGCGACGCGCCGGTGCCGGCGGAGGCGATCGTGGCCGACATCCGGCGGACGATCGATGATGCACGCTGCCCGGCGGAGCTCGTCGTCGACCTCGACCCCGACACCCCCGAGGTGCCCGGCCGGGTTGCGCGGGCGCTGGCGCTCGCAGCAGCCCAAGCCATCTCCAATGCGGTGGAGCACGCCGCGGGGACGGGGCTCGTGGTGCGCGTGAGCGGCAGTGCGCGGCCCGGCCGTGTGGTCATCGTCGTCGCCGACAGCGGGCCCGGCTTCGACATCGACGACGTTCCCGCTGACCGGCTCGGCATCCGTGCATCCATCCTGGCGCGGGTGAGCGCGTTCGGCGGGAGCGCCGACGTGGTCTCCTCCAAGGACGGAACCCGGGTGACGATGACGTGGCGGGCGGTGGGCCCATGA
- a CDS encoding response regulator transcription factor produces MTRVAFIDDHESVRLGVEAACARTGTTDVVYSGASVTSYLAWRADGGEQADVVVLDLTLGDGTTVTENVTRLTGDGSAVIIYSVADRPASVREALLAGAVGVISKASPISDVVGAIATVARGDVLNTVEWASAIEGDRAFADAQLSTREREVLKLYAAGLPLKIVADRLGIAFSTAKENITRIRVKYVEVGRPAPTKVDLLRRALEDGLLTEQSVGAHDR; encoded by the coding sequence ATGACGCGCGTCGCCTTCATCGACGACCACGAGTCGGTGCGGCTCGGGGTGGAGGCCGCCTGCGCGCGGACCGGCACGACCGACGTCGTCTATTCCGGAGCGTCCGTCACGTCGTACCTCGCGTGGCGCGCGGACGGGGGAGAGCAGGCCGACGTCGTGGTGCTGGATCTCACCCTCGGCGACGGCACGACGGTCACCGAGAACGTCACCCGGTTGACGGGCGACGGCTCGGCGGTGATCATCTACAGCGTCGCGGATCGGCCCGCATCCGTGCGCGAAGCCCTGCTCGCCGGAGCGGTCGGCGTCATCAGCAAGGCCTCGCCGATCTCGGACGTCGTCGGAGCGATCGCGACGGTGGCGAGGGGGGACGTGCTGAACACCGTCGAGTGGGCCAGTGCGATCGAAGGGGACCGTGCTTTCGCGGATGCCCAGCTCTCGACGCGCGAACGCGAGGTGCTGAAGCTGTACGCCGCGGGGCTTCCCCTGAAGATCGTGGCCGATCGCCTGGGTATCGCCTTCTCGACAGCCAAGGAGAACATCACGCGCATCCGCGTGAAGTACGTCGAGGTCGGCAGGCCCGCTCCCACCAAGGTCGACCTGCTGCGGCGCGCGCTGGAGGACGGACTGCTCACGGAGCAGTCGGTGGGCGCCCATGACCGATAG
- a CDS encoding class I SAM-dependent RNA methyltransferase: MDAGTHLELEITDVAHGGVFVARHGDERRVVFVPDTLPGERVRVRLTDTSKKSFWRAEVVEVLDASPHRQPHVWAQADLSVPAEDRPGGADFGHIVLPQQRALKLRVIEDALARIGRLSLPATMEAAHTSATGETESADGTGWRTRVSLHVDAEGNIGPFGARSHRVVPVRELPLATSAIGDAAAGLARAKPGRVELVEPADGRVRVIARPDAREGAARPEVVTERVGERAFRVDAGGFWQVHRLAAATLTALVSDALHDVGVDPEGWHLDLYGGVGLLAAAIGDAAGPSARITSVESNARATEHAGHNLAQWVGARAETARVERWVADLANNASSDQRARLSRGVVVLDPPRSGAGKDTARAIAGLEPAAIVYVACDPVALARDLAEFRLHGYDAEAVRGVDLFPHSHHVEAIATLRRTGARLA; encoded by the coding sequence ATGGATGCCGGAACGCACCTCGAGCTCGAGATCACCGATGTCGCCCACGGCGGCGTCTTCGTCGCGCGGCACGGTGATGAGCGACGCGTCGTCTTCGTGCCGGACACGCTGCCCGGTGAGCGCGTGCGAGTGCGTCTGACCGACACCTCCAAGAAGTCCTTCTGGCGGGCAGAAGTCGTCGAGGTCCTCGACGCATCACCGCACCGGCAGCCGCATGTCTGGGCGCAGGCCGACCTGTCGGTGCCCGCCGAGGACCGTCCCGGCGGTGCGGACTTCGGCCACATCGTCCTGCCCCAGCAGCGGGCGCTCAAGCTCCGCGTGATCGAGGACGCTCTGGCACGCATCGGACGGCTGTCGCTTCCGGCGACCATGGAGGCGGCGCACACGAGTGCGACCGGCGAGACCGAGAGCGCGGACGGTACCGGGTGGCGCACGCGGGTGAGCCTGCACGTCGACGCGGAGGGGAACATCGGTCCCTTCGGGGCGCGCAGTCACCGGGTCGTGCCCGTTCGCGAGCTGCCGCTCGCGACGTCGGCGATCGGGGATGCGGCGGCGGGGCTGGCCCGCGCGAAGCCTGGGCGCGTCGAGCTCGTCGAGCCCGCCGACGGCCGGGTGCGGGTGATCGCGCGACCCGACGCGCGTGAGGGCGCCGCGCGGCCCGAGGTGGTCACCGAGCGGGTGGGGGAGCGCGCCTTCCGTGTGGACGCGGGCGGGTTCTGGCAGGTGCACCGCCTGGCGGCGGCCACTCTGACCGCGTTGGTGAGCGACGCGCTCCACGACGTCGGCGTGGATCCGGAGGGGTGGCACCTCGACCTGTACGGCGGCGTCGGGCTGCTCGCGGCCGCGATCGGCGACGCCGCAGGCCCCTCCGCTCGCATCACGAGCGTGGAGTCCAACGCCCGCGCCACCGAGCACGCGGGGCACAACCTGGCGCAGTGGGTGGGCGCACGGGCCGAGACGGCGCGGGTGGAGCGGTGGGTGGCCGACCTCGCGAACAATGCGAGCAGCGATCAGCGCGCCCGACTCTCGCGGGGGGTCGTCGTGCTCGACCCGCCTCGTTCGGGCGCGGGCAAGGACACCGCGCGCGCGATCGCCGGGCTCGAGCCGGCCGCCATCGTCTACGTCGCGTGCGACCCCGTCGCACTCGCGCGGGACCTCGCCGAGTTCCGCCTGCACGGTTATGACGCCGAGGCGGTCCGCGGGGTCGACCTGTTCCCGCACTCCCACCACGTCGAGGCGATCGCCACTCTTCGGCGGACGGGCGCACGGCTAGCATGA
- a CDS encoding Maf family protein codes for MRVLLASTSPARLMLLRQAGIEPRTAAPDVDEEAVVAAVEAAEKRTLTPTEHVLLLARRKAAAVVAALEEDGEDFDGVVIGGDSMFELDGEILGKPYTPETATARWHDMRGRTGVLHSGHSVVRLAPGAAPVEAHAVAAASVTFAADVTDAEIAAYVATGEPLLVAGAFTVDSLGGPFITRVEGDPSTVVGMSLSTLRTLCRELGVTWTDLWGPSTD; via the coding sequence ATGCGCGTGCTCCTCGCCTCGACATCGCCCGCCCGGCTCATGCTGCTTCGCCAGGCGGGGATCGAACCGCGCACCGCCGCCCCCGACGTCGACGAGGAGGCGGTGGTCGCCGCCGTCGAGGCCGCGGAGAAGCGCACGCTCACCCCCACGGAGCACGTGCTGCTGCTCGCGCGGCGCAAGGCGGCGGCCGTCGTCGCCGCGCTCGAGGAGGACGGGGAGGACTTCGACGGCGTCGTGATCGGCGGCGACTCGATGTTCGAGCTCGACGGCGAGATCCTCGGCAAGCCCTACACACCGGAAACCGCGACGGCCCGGTGGCACGACATGCGCGGCCGCACGGGCGTGCTGCATTCGGGGCACAGCGTGGTCCGGCTCGCTCCCGGCGCAGCGCCCGTCGAGGCGCACGCCGTCGCCGCGGCGTCCGTGACCTTCGCCGCGGACGTCACGGATGCGGAGATCGCCGCCTACGTCGCGACGGGCGAACCGCTGCTGGTGGCAGGCGCCTTCACCGTCGACAGTCTCGGCGGCCCCTTCATCACCCGCGTCGAGGGCGACCCGTCGACGGTGGTGGGGATGTCGCTGTCGACGCTGCGGACCCTGTGCCGCGAGCTCGGGGTGACGTGGACCGATCTGTGGGGTCCCTCCACCGACTGA